The Haloarchaeobius amylolyticus genome window below encodes:
- a CDS encoding PhzF family phenazine biosynthesis protein: MAHEFHIVDVFATERYAGNQLAVVTGAGDLADETMQAIAREFGYSETTFVEGRDDDGWHVRIFTPAEEIPFAGHPTLGTAWVIREQLATGSPDPVLLHLEVGDVPVRVEDGSLWMTQQAPSFGQEFEREAAAAALGLDPGAVTENLPVQAVSTGLPTIVVPLRDREALETIEVDRPAYDALTEGHDAKNLLAYCSDPRDEAHDYAVRVFAPYYGVPEDPATGSSNGCLAGYLARHRGGVDAVVEQGYEMGRPSLLELRANRVAGDVHVEVGGDVVPVADGTLR; this comes from the coding sequence ATGGCACACGAGTTCCACATCGTGGACGTGTTCGCGACCGAGCGCTACGCCGGGAACCAGCTCGCGGTCGTGACGGGGGCGGGGGACCTCGCCGACGAGACGATGCAGGCCATCGCCCGCGAGTTCGGCTACTCGGAGACGACGTTCGTCGAGGGGCGGGACGACGACGGCTGGCACGTCCGCATCTTCACGCCGGCCGAGGAGATCCCCTTCGCGGGCCACCCGACCCTCGGGACGGCCTGGGTCATCCGCGAGCAGCTGGCGACGGGGAGCCCGGACCCGGTCCTGCTCCATCTGGAGGTGGGAGACGTGCCGGTCCGTGTCGAGGACGGGTCGCTCTGGATGACCCAGCAGGCACCGTCGTTCGGACAGGAGTTCGAGCGCGAGGCGGCCGCGGCCGCCCTCGGACTCGACCCCGGGGCGGTGACGGAGAACCTGCCCGTGCAGGCGGTCTCGACCGGCCTGCCGACCATCGTCGTCCCGCTCCGGGACCGGGAAGCATTGGAAACCATCGAGGTCGACCGTCCGGCCTACGATGCCCTGACCGAGGGGCACGACGCCAAGAACCTGCTGGCGTACTGTTCGGACCCGCGCGACGAGGCACACGACTACGCCGTCCGGGTGTTCGCGCCGTACTACGGCGTCCCCGAGGACCCGGCGACTGGCTCCTCGAACGGCTGTCTGGCGGGGTACCTCGCCCGGCACCGCGGCGGTGTCGACGCGGTCGTCGAACAGGGCTACGAGATGGGGCGGCCGTCGCTGCTCGAACTGCGGGCGAACCGGGTCGCCGGCGACGTACACGTCGAGGTCGGCGGGGACGTGGTCCCGGTCGCGGATGGGACGCTCCGCTGA